CAGCGGGCGGGCTTGAGCCTCTGAGGCTGTTTGGAAGCTCGGCGGCGGAGGGCCGGCGAGGGATTTTTGGGCGTCGCGAGGCGCCAAACGCAGTCGATGCCAGCGGCATCGGCGAGGATTGGCAACGAAGCGTCGGCTAAAAAGAACCGTCGGACCGACCCGACCGAGTTTCCAAACAGGCTCTCAAAGCCAGCCGCTGCGCCGGAAGCGCCAGAACAGGAAGCCGGCAATGCCGACGATCGCGGTCAGCACGACGAAATAGCCGTAGCGCCAGTGCAATTCCGGCATGTTCTCGAAATTCATGCCGTAGACGCCGGCGATCGCCGTCGGCACGGCGAGGATGGCGGCCCAGGCGGCGAGCTGGCGGGTGATCTCGCCCTGCCGATGCTGCTCCAGCAAGGAGGAGGCTTCGAGCGTCGCGGTGATGCTGTCCCGCGCGCCCTCGATGCGGGCGGTGGCGCGGCGCACCCGGCCGTAGACATCGCTGAAATAGGGCCGCACTTCGGCGTCGAGCCCCTTGTGCTCGAGATGGGCGAGCCGCTCCAGCACCTCTTCCATCGGCCCCATGATGCGGCCGAAGCGGGCGAGTTCGCGGCGAATGGAAAAGAGCGTGTTGATCTCGCCGCGGGTCAGGAAGGCGTCGAGCGCGCGCCGCTCCATGTCGAACAGGTCCTCCTCGATCGATTCCAGGACAGGCTCGTAATTGGCGACCACGAAATCGAGAACGCCATACAGCACGTAGTCAACGCCGTATCGCAGCAGCAGCGGCGAGGCCTCGAGCTTGGCGCGCAGCGGCCGGTGGTCGCTGTGCGAGCCGGTGCGGATCGTGACGATCACGTCCTCGCTGACGAAGATCGAGGTGTTGCCGTAGCGGATATGGTCGCCCTC
This region of Aureimonas sp. AU20 genomic DNA includes:
- a CDS encoding magnesium and cobalt transport protein CorA codes for the protein MTVVAAYEYRDGKRLREVSLSEPLPPREPGSFVWIGIADPTEAEMSALGHCFDLHPLALEDASHPHVRPKLEVYDGELFLVARTAMREGDHIRYGNTSIFVSEDVIVTIRTGSHSDHRPLRAKLEASPLLLRYGVDYVLYGVLDFVVANYEPVLESIEEDLFDMERRALDAFLTRGEINTLFSIRRELARFGRIMGPMEEVLERLAHLEHKGLDAEVRPYFSDVYGRVRRATARIEGARDSITATLEASSLLEQHRQGEITRQLAAWAAILAVPTAIAGVYGMNFENMPELHWRYGYFVVLTAIVGIAGFLFWRFRRSGWL